Within Phaenicophaeus curvirostris isolate KB17595 chromosome 7, BPBGC_Pcur_1.0, whole genome shotgun sequence, the genomic segment acctcacctggagtactgtgtccaggtctggaatccccaacataagaaggatatggaactgtttggACGGGTCCAGatgagggccacaaagatgatgcaaggaccggagcacctctgctctgaggacaggctgagggagttgggctccTTCAGTCAGGAGAAGAGacggctccggggagaccttatagtggccttagAGTACCTGACGGGGGCCTGGAGGAAAGCAGTGGAGGACTGTTTAGAAGGGCACGtagtgataggaggagggggaatggctttaaattggaaggggaaagattttgattgaacattaggaagaaattcttccctatgAGGGAGGTGAGGCgctggcccgggttgcccagggaggctgcggctgccccatcccgggaggtgttcaaggccaggctggatggggctttgggcagcctggtgtggtgggaggtgtccctgcccatggcagggggcttggaactggatgggctttgaggccccttccaatcaAAACCGTTGGGTATATCTTGGTTACAGACGTGGCATTCCGAGCAAACCAATCATCCTGACATGGATCAAAATGAAAGTCTGGATCTTGAAAGATGTGACATGgctagaaagagaaagagatcaGCCAGCAGTGCAGAAAACACCCAGCACAACAAACTGGCTCTTGGAGGTGTCAAGAGGGCTAAAAAGAGAGCGAGATCAGCGAGTCCTGTGCCAGCGAACCGGGGCTGCAATCCATACTTTGGAAGTTgcaagagggctacaaagagaGGGAAATCGGCAAGTGGTGCACCAGAGAATCAGTGCAAAATACCAGATcttggaagagagaagagatctAAAAAGAGAGCGAGATCAGCAAGTGGTGCACCGGAGAGCAAGCACAAGAAATTGGATCCAGGAAGAAGCAATACAGCTAAAAAGAGAGCGAGATCAACAACTGGTGCAGTGGAGAGCAAGCGCTGCAAACTGGATCATAGCGGGACGAGTGGTCACGGAAGGGAATTGCAGGCAAGGCCCAGTCTCTATGAATATTTGCAGGAGATGTGACCCATTCTAGTGGAAGATTTCTTTTAACTTGATATTGTGGAAACATAGAGGAGATCACAtatgggttttatttctgtaaaaccATGTTTATTTAGATGTTCTAAGAATGGCTGAAAAATCTATAGAGTCAGATATGTATGACATCTGCCTGCTAGTGGGGCAGTTGTTCTGCTTACGTATTTAACTACTGAAAAAGCTGCAGGTAGGAGTTTTAACGTAAGGTCTTAGGCTGAGATGGCCTAAAGTAAATGCGTATGCTGTGTGCGAtgaaccaaacaattctatcaAATACTCAGGCTAgtgatttaatttcagttacttTAGAGGAGTACTTCAATGTGGCCAACAGACGGTTTCATACAGAAATATAGAAGAACATTCTGTCCTCTGTCTCTGGAAGATGCTTCTAAAAGACACCTTTGATGCATAGAAGAGAATTCTCGAATTGTTTTGCATTAAACAAGAATACGGGCactgaaatgctgaagaaaaattCAAGGAACCAATcttgtaaaaggaaaacaatgccCTTGTAGTTTTCTGCTGCCTTGCCACTGAGAGTATCAAATCTGATAACGTGTTCCTTGTGACCTTTCTGCCCTGCAACATAAATTATGCGCCCTGTGACTTGCCAGGGGCTGAACTGGAAATTGTTCCTGCCAACCGTTTGTGGCCTGGCGCGGATCTGGGTGCCCGACTGCCTCCCTGCTGAATGCATTTTGTATTCGTAGCTGAATTCACTCGGGTTTGTTGATTGGCTGGACAATCTTGGTGCCGTTCCAGGCGAGTCATCGAAGGAGCAGAACCAGGAGTGTGGAGGACAACGAGGCGGGTCACCTGATCTGTTGGAGAGGAGACGTGCTAAATGCAAGATGTATAGAATATTTTTCAatgctttttatcttttcagacAAAATAAGTTCTTTTAGCATAAGATATGAGGGGGTTTTgaagtcttttctttctctcttgacTTTCTGGTTGCGGGTGGgactggtatttttttcataatctaTTATAACTACTATTAACAGTATATTTGGGGgactttcctcctccccctcaaACCCAAAAATGAAGTTAATACACCTACTGGAACAGGATCCCCGTAAATGTACTTTGAAGGCAGTCATCCACTAACATCTCTCAGACCAGATATTTACAATTTAGAGCACAGCCTAGAACAACCTCCTGTGATAGTACTGAGTCCTTCAGAACGCTTGTTTTACCTCTGTTTATTGTTGGTTATTTGCGAGGCTGTTTAATAGCTGAGTAACGCGACCAGCTGGGTGATTAGGAGTCCTTTTCTTTACAGACGAAGTTGTTGCCGTGTTGGGTCAAGGTGGTTATGGAAGAGTAGTGGAATGCATCGATCACGAAGCGTAGGTCTTTTAATTCAGCGCctgttgtttttcttactgAGACTCTCAGTGTGAGGTTCGGGAAGTGCCTTCTGATCCTATCAggctttctctttgcttcctcATGTGCCGCTCTCTGTATTTCTCTAAGGCCACCTCAGCTGCCAAACCAAAGTGTACGTTGGTTCATGCTGCTAAAAGCAGCCCCTAGACACGAGGGTTGTGCAGGGCTGGTGCATAATTAAGGCTGGAAAGTGGAGAAGTTTCTCCAGTGTTAGCCCAGCACCCAGAGAAATGAAGGGGAGGTGAAAGGGGCTTGAAGAATGACACCGCTCTTTAAAGGATCGAGTGGGTTTTCAAAACGTAAAGATGAAGTTTTAGTTGTGTTTGTGCATAGATGACTCTGGGTTACAGGAAGTCACTGTGCCCTTTTCCCAGAAGGTTTCCAGTGTTAGGAACAAGGCAGATGGGGTGATAATTACCCAAGAGTCTGAGTTAAAAGTACCCATTGTTCTCATCTCTGCTAAAACCTGTCTTTTCAGGAAAGGCAAGCATGTCGCTGTGAAAATAGCAAAAAGTATCGATTCGTACTCCAGAGCCGCTCGACGTGAAATAAAAGTGCTGGAAGATTTAAAAGCATCAGACCCCAGCAATGCCTAGTAAGCACACAAAGCTGACTGTGCTGTCTTCTGGCTTGGAGACTTCTTCAGTGCCACTTTCTGTAACACACAGTGTATGTAGGGGCGCTGCACAACTTGCTGTTGCAATGCACGTGCTTTCCTCCTTTTGCAGTCACTGTGTCCAGATGCTGCGATGGTTCGAGTACCACAGACACGTCTGCATTGTTTTTGAGCTCCAGGGGCTGAACACCTTTGACTTCATGAGAAACAACGGCTTCCAGCCATTTAGCCTGGACGACATTAGACGCATGGCCTATCAGATCTGCACCTCTGTCAACTGTAAGTACGTGCCTTCTTTGCTCTATTTGTTAAAGTTTGCTTGCGGAACCCACTAACTGTATGATTTCTCTTGCAGTTTTGCATATGAAGAAGTTGACACATACTGATCTGAAGCCAGACAATATCGTCCTTGTGACGTCTGACTATGTAGACGAGTACAACCCCAAACTGGTAAGCTGCTGTCCtcttccccacctccctcctcctcagccatcctctgtgtttatttggTCACTTGCATCCTATCGCCTTTCGTTTCAGCAATGCAATGAAGCCAGGCTGAGAAAAGCAGACATCAGAATTGTGGACTTTGGGTGCGCCACGTATGATCACGAGTATCATGGCACTTCGGTGACTACCAGACCGTACAGAGCTCCCGAAGTGGTCCTAGGTCAGTGGAAGGCGGTTTCTTTGGCTGACCTTTCACGTATGAGACTCGTGTGCTATTGAGTGGAGCTAGAGAAGTGTTTGATGTCTTGCTTCAGCTGCTGAATGTTTGCAGCCTGGTCTAAACATCAACAACCTGAATCTTTTCACAGAGCTCGGATGGTCACAGCCGTGCGACGTTTGGAGCGTAGGATGTACTCTCCTGGAATACTACCTGGGAGTCTTAATATTTCCGGTAGGGAACTATGAACCCAAAAGAGTGCAGCATGTATAACACTCCCCAACATGCTGAACAAAGGCTACAGAGAGGTGGGGACTGAGAGGAATAGTCTGTGCAAGAAAGcaagctgcatttttctgtaatgcCAAGTTGAAGAGAACGGAAGGTGTAGGCACCAAGGAATGTTCTCAGCAGCAGATTTTGACAAGTTGCTTCCAGTAGACATTTTGGCAGCAACTTGAAAGGAAGGATTGTCCTCCTAACTTTTGGAATTTACCAGGTaccctgctaccagatgtggcTTCATCTATCACCACCAGCAAATACTACACAAATACCTGAATCCTGTCCTCTTAACAGTATTGCTGAAGTTGAAcgtgaagaagaaagaaaagaaacacccACCAAggcaaggggaaggggaaaaactCCAGTAGCTTGTTACTTCTTTCAGGAGATAGAGAACTTGAGcctctctgttttcccttgATCAAGTTCAGCTTGATTGGTTGCCGGGTACAGACAAAAAAGAAGTCAGGCTGGTGTGTGCTTCTTGATAACTTCCACCCAACcaagaatgaaaaatgtctcTCTTGACTTAGCTCCAGACCGATGACGACAAACAACACCTGGCAATGATGGAGCGATTGCTGGGGCCTTTGCCAGAGCAAATGATTAAGAGAGTTGTCTCActaaaaaaacagaattatttctgtaatggCCGGCTGGACTGGGATGAACACAGTGCTGCTGGGCTATACGTCTCAAGGTGCTGTGAAGCCCTGAAGGTAAGATTACAGGGGGAAGATGCTtctgggcagcagagctccaAGTGCAGTTCTAAGATTGGAAGCctgtgtttttttgttatcttcacAAAGGAATACATGACGTGCGACGACTGCGACCACAACAGCCTGTTTGACTTGATTGAAAAGATGCTGGAGTATGACCCAGCCAAGCGTATTACTCTGCAAGAAGCACTGGAACATCCCTTCTTCCTCCCGCTCAAGCAGGAAAACAGCACATAGACTCCTAGAGCTGAGGCAGACGAGCTTCTCTGTCTGCCTGTTGAGAAATGTAAACTATGTTaagggttgtttgtttgtttgtgtatGTTAGGTATTTAGTTACTGATGGTGAATTCAAATTCTTCCGttggaataaaatttatttaagaaaaagatactGATGAGCTCGGTTGTGTTTCTCCAGTAAAACAATATCTCAGGACACTTTTGTCATGTGGACGAGAGCACCCTCTACTCTACAGGCCTCCCAAGAGCCAGGAAGTATTAATTTCATTGGGGTTTGCGGAGGAATAAGGGACAacacacgaccaatatgatcaaGTGAAGCTGTTTTAATCAAAGTTCACAACACAGTTATACCTACCTCAGCTGAAACAAGCTATTGTGCAACAAGCTGATTCAACAATTCTCCTTTAGCAACAAGCAACCATTACTTACATACACTATTTTACTTTCCCATGGAAAGCAGCTATGCGAGCATTCTGGTCTACAACTTGATAGACTCCACAGTAACCCATCGAGGACTACCGAGGAAAGTTACCCgtgagaaaggagaggagcaCAAGGCAGAACACCTCCCTAATGTTACAAAGAGAAACCTTAAGGACAGCGTGTCCTCTACAgtagctgcttcttctgcaaagttagctataattctggtgcaaaagctgggttgtgcacgtctAAATATCCGTGCCCATTTTGGTCTAAAAATTCCTCAACAAGGGTTTATCTAACTGTCATTGGAAGAGCAAAAGACCCAGGGCTGACATCTGCCCTTTAGCAAGTGACggatgctttttttctgagcaagAGGTCAGGGACAGCCCTTGCTCTTAAGTGTGAGGATGGCCTTTATTTGATGAAACAATCAGGTTACACAGGCGGGAAGGTCCCTGTAGTATTCAAGGGCTCGCACTGCaataaggaattattttttttgttaattttaggAGGGGTACTCTGGTTACCAGTATTCTTGTGAGTGGTCATTGTTTTTAAACGCCTAGGAGCACCGGCAGGAATTTCCAGAGGAATTCCCATTCCAAAGACAGACTGTGGAACTAACCACTAGCTCTGCTGTAAAGGTTAGAAATCCTGCCTAGATTCATCAGCTTCTCAACCAAATAAAGCTTTGCTGAAATACACCTCTAGTATCCGGCTCTCAAGACAGGAAAACAATTACAATCAGTGGCGGTTCTCATACCCATTTTTCAAAGCGCACTTCACAGCACCATCTTCTGGTGACAAAAAGTTGGATTTGACTCTCAGGCTTTGAGAGAAAAGCTCTCACAATATGAGAGATAATTTTCATACAAGAAAGAGTACTTGAAGTTAAAAACTAAGCAATTCGGAATAGACAACATCGGAAAAAATCACAGAAGCCACTAAAAGTTTATCAACCTGTTACCCTTAGAAAcgcagaaagtaaaaaaatatcctttaaaatTTCTTAAACTCTTCATCAAGAGAGTCAGGCATGAACCTTGTGATGCCTTTGATGACTAAAGGAAAATGCATATTGTTCCCATAATAAACTGTGAAATCTCGAAGGACGTATGCCAGCGGAGCGTTCTTCTCAGCTTGTACATGGACTCACAACAGCAAGGTGGGGGTTATGAACAAACAAAGGTATGTGGGCACCGGCCCACATACCCTTGCATCCCATTGCTGGTGCCAAAACCTGGGAGTCGGGAAGGAGTTCCAGGAATCGGGAAGTCACTTGGAATCGGGTGAATGGCGGCCGGTGCAGCTGGACCAGCCTGGCGGGGAGGACGCTCCCGGACCCACAAGGAAGATGGAAGCCCTTGTGAAGGTTGTATCACTATTATATAAGACAGATTGTaagcctaaagattttattctcgccATTGCGAGACTTTTAGAGCTTGGAGTCATTGACCAGCCAGCggatattctccaccccgagGTGTGGGATAAATGCACCAAAGCGTTAGCCGAGGAGGTGATGTTCTCAGGTTGTGCGAAAAGCCTTACGTCGTGGGGGGAAGTCGTACAGGCCCTGCAGGAGGCCAcgcaggagcaggagacctggaggGCGGCAAGGGACTGTTTGTCGGCCACCCGGAATTGGGGGTCGGGGCGGCCACGCGGACTCTGCACCCCCCACGTGCTGATAATTATGCAGAATCTAAATGTTTGCGAGAGGGTGGTACGTCCCCTCAATCCCCAAACCCCGACCTGCTCACGGAGGGACAGAAACGAGCGGAATCCTTCTGGGGTGGGTTGGCTGAGGAGGCCAGGGGCGCCGCTGGAAAAGCGGAGCCCGAGGAGATCTCGGAGAGACCGGCACCTCCTGCGCCCCGAGATGGCGCCGAGCgggaaggggaaaggcgggGGGAGCACGCTCGCGGCGGGAACAGGGAGGTAGCGCTGGAATTGAACAGCGCGTGCGAgcgtgagggggaggagaacatgaaagagaagggtggtgcGCGCGAGGGGCGGAGAGCCAGTCAGCGTCCGCCTGCTCCGAGCAGCAGGCGGGGCGAGCCGGGGGGAGGGAGCGGCCCCGCCCGCAAGGGAGGTGGGCGGGGCTGGGGCCCAACAAAAAGAGATCGGGGCCCGGAAGTGGCCGGTCAGTCGAGTTCTGACTCCGGCTCGGACGCTAGTCGGGGCGGGTGGGCCACAACCGACtcgagctcagaggaggaggaagtgggggTGCATAGAGTTGAAAGCCGACACATCCCCACTCGAATTAAAGAAAATCCGAGCGGGGGACAAATCCCTCTCACggactggagaaaaataaagatagcaTGTGCCGATTGGGCCCCATCGGCCACGCTAGCATTCCCAGTCCGGGTGACAgacgggggacagagggtccagTCACCGATAAACCGTAAGGACATACAAGCAATTGTTGAAGCAACTGTGGATAAAGGGCATTTTGCCAAGGAATGCAGATCTAAAACTCAGGGAAAcggggtggggagagggcaCCTGGGCCGCACACGGCCCTCTCCCACTTGGGACACCAGGCGGCCCAACTATGCCAACCCCGAATGGGGCGAAGCGCCCCCGAACCTGCAGCCCCCCTGAGAAGCAACCAACTTTATGGCTCAACCAGCGGTCCAGTCGAACCTGCCCTTatctcagggacagcaaggaccaccctctgggggcgagaccccagggtggccctggcagtgaaGTGTGATAACCCACCAGTGGTGTGGGGGACTTGTTCCCTTTATAATACCCTAAATGGCACCACCAATAGTGTCCCCTTTTTGATCGATACCGGAGCAGACGTTACAGTTATTCCTGAGACAAGTTGGCCCCCACGTTGGAAATTGGAAGACGCCCCTATGGTGGGTGGAGTTGGGGGATTAACCCGAGCTCGGAAGAGCGCTCAACCGATAGCAATAACGCTTCACACTGAAAAGGGGCCAGAGAAAACTATTACCCTCTTCCCATATGTTGTGTCGGGAGTCCCACCCCTGCTGGGAAGGGACGCTCTAGCCCTATTAAAAGCCAGAGTGACAAATTTACCATAAGGGCCACTGCCGCATACCCACTTCCACCAATTAAACTGAAGTGGAAATCGTCCGACCCAGTATGGGTCGAGCAGTGGCCCCTGTCGAAGCCTCGAATGGATGCTCTTCTTGAGCTAATTGACCGTGAACTACAACGAGGTCATATAGAGCCTTCCACTAGCCCATGGAACACCCCAGTTTTCGTAATACCCAAACGAACCGGCGAGGGGTTTCGTCTCCTCCATGACCTGCGTGAggtaaacaagaaaattcaaCCAATGGGTCCTGTCCAAATGTTGTTGCCCATGAACTCTATGATACTGGAAGGACAACCTTGTGCTGTCCTTGATATtaaggactgttttttctcGATACCTCTACATGAGGCAGATAAGGAgcggtttgctttttctgccgTGTTCCCGAATAGCCAACGCTCCAACTTGCGCTTTCAGTGGAAAGTGCTGCCTCAGGGAATGATCAACTCGCCTACTATTTGCCAAATTACGGTGGATCGAGTGTTAGCACCGGTTTGGTGCAGTGACCCGACCGCGACAATCATTCAATACGTGGACGATATTTTGATCGCTGCGCCGTCAGAAAGTCAGGTGGACCAGCTAGTGTCGACAGTCTCAGaaactctaaaaataaacaggTTCGAGATTGCGAGCGCGAAAATTAAAAGAGGGCCATGTGTCAGTTTTTTGGGAGTGGGGATCACAAGTTCTTATGTGACCCCCCCTCCCAGATAAAAATCTGTCGACGCATCAAAATGCTCCATGATATGCAACAGCTAGTGGGGTCTTTGCAATGGCTCCGTAATATCGTCCTGATCCCTCCTGAAACCGTGGCCCCTCTGCGTGATCTTCTAAAAGGAAAGCACCCATGGGAGCAAAAAACACTGACAACGGAAGCAATGAACTCTCTCGACTTCATCGAACAACAGGTATCGTCAAGCACACTTGCCAGATGGAACCTGAATTTACCACTTGACCTGTATATACATTTCACGGAAGGAGGGGGAGTAGGGGCACTAGCCCAGGGCCCCCCTGATAAAGCTCAACCTATACAATGGATAGTCCTAGGAAAACCGTCACGTGCATTCTCTCCAGGAATCGAGTGCCTTGGTAACCTCatcatgaaaggcagaaaactcgCCCTAAGACACCTAGGCATTGAACCCGCCAGTATATACCTACCTTTCCGCAAACAACTCCCAACGCAGTCAGTAGCAATGTCAGAGTATCTGGCCATAGCCCTTGTCGGATTCGGTGGAGAAGTCCGGTATGCTACAAAGCCCCCCTGGACTCAGATGCTGGCAATTGTCGACATCGACCTCCCAC encodes:
- the LOC138722944 gene encoding dual specificity protein kinase CLK1-like, which gives rise to MLRWFEYHRHVCIVFELQGLNTFDFMRNNGFQPFSLDDIRRMAYQICTSVNFLHMKKLTHTDLKPDNIVLVTSDYVDEYNPKLQCNEARLRKADIRIVDFGCATYDHEYHGTSVTTRPYRAPEVVLELGWSQPCDVWSVGCTLLEYYLGVLIFPTDDDKQHLAMMERLLGPLPEQMIKRVVSLKKQNYFCNGRLDWDEHSAAGLYVSRCCEALKEYMTCDDCDHNSLFDLIEKMLEYDPAKRITLQEALEHPFFLPLKQENST